From the genome of Thermococcus sp. M39, one region includes:
- a CDS encoding beta-galactosidase translates to MDFILGVNYWPRKKAMFWWKEFDEKEVREEFSVIKELNLDVVRIFLLWEDFQPKIDKIDKKSLKNLGKVLDIANELDLKLIPTFFIGHMSGINWLPEWLLDDKPHERFLTYSNGKVVDRRARDIYEDKEILKAEELLLNTVTSEFSDSSQIYAWDISNEIDNVRIPRTPEVAKRWLKFVYETIKSNDSRPVTFGIHQEDIDRNKNFRVQDVALYNDFLCMHAYSVYTDFTDPLDPYFVPFACILTKALGKKNILMEEFGMPTTQGETRKIKSATGKDILEHYLINEEEAAKWLEKTLKHLYEFGTIGALYWNFSDYHESLWDKPPFDKAIHERFFGLLRSDGSLKPTAFVLKDFKNKIKGLKRREIYINVPPDYYEKPKENLVKLYSEFLKKIG, encoded by the coding sequence ATGGACTTTATTTTAGGAGTCAACTACTGGCCCAGAAAGAAGGCTATGTTCTGGTGGAAAGAGTTTGACGAAAAAGAAGTAAGAGAAGAGTTTTCAGTTATTAAAGAACTCAACCTCGACGTTGTGAGAATTTTTCTACTCTGGGAAGATTTTCAACCAAAAATTGACAAAATTGACAAAAAAAGCCTAAAAAATCTTGGAAAAGTTCTTGATATCGCCAACGAACTAGATCTCAAACTAATTCCAACTTTCTTCATAGGACACATGAGCGGCATAAATTGGCTTCCGGAATGGTTGCTGGATGACAAGCCCCACGAGAGATTCCTTACATATTCAAATGGCAAAGTTGTTGATAGAAGAGCAAGGGATATTTATGAAGACAAAGAAATTCTGAAAGCTGAGGAATTGTTATTGAACACAGTCACATCAGAATTCAGTGATTCCTCTCAAATATATGCTTGGGACATCTCAAATGAAATAGATAACGTTAGAATACCAAGAACACCGGAAGTTGCAAAAAGATGGCTGAAATTTGTTTACGAAACAATAAAATCTAATGATAGTAGACCAGTGACTTTTGGCATTCATCAGGAGGATATAGATAGGAATAAAAACTTTAGAGTTCAAGATGTTGCTCTTTACAACGATTTCCTCTGTATGCATGCTTATTCTGTTTATACAGATTTTACAGATCCCCTTGATCCATATTTTGTACCATTTGCTTGTATTTTAACAAAAGCTCTTGGCAAAAAAAATATTTTAATGGAAGAGTTTGGAATGCCAACTACTCAAGGAGAAACTAGAAAGATAAAATCTGCTACTGGAAAAGATATCCTAGAACACTATCTCATAAATGAAGAAGAGGCAGCAAAATGGCTCGAAAAGACATTAAAGCACCTTTATGAATTTGGAACAATTGGTGCTTTATACTGGAACTTCTCAGATTATCACGAGAGTCTCTGGGACAAGCCTCCATTTGATAAGGCAATACATGAAAGATTCTTTGGACTTCTAAGAAGTGACGGAAGTCTAAAGCCAACGGCATTTGTTCTCAAGGACTTTAAAAACAAAATAAAAGGGTTAAAAAGAAGAGAAATTTACATTAATGTTCCTCCAGACTATTACGAAAAACCTAAAGAGAACTTAGTCAAATTATATAGTGAATTCCTCAAGAAAATCGGGTGA